ATATACCCCTTACCTTTGGGTGCATCATATATATTTAGCATAGAAACATACTCTTCTGGATAAATGAATATTACTTCATATTTTCCACTTGTTTGATTACTTTCCGCATTAATTGTCAGTTCTATAATATGTGCTTGTCCAACAAAATTCCATTTTCCTTCGATTTCTTCAACAAGAAACACTCTAACAGGTTTCAAATGATAGATTCTTCTTTCTGAAATAGTAAAATCGTATCGTTCTCCTAATTCAATTTTCTCTGGAAACCCACCCCCACGCTTTAATTTAAGTGTATCATTTATTTCTATTTTACTGCCCATATTCACATCTCCTGCTATTTTCTTACTTTTTCATTCGCTTTGAATATCCAAAGTATAGTTCAATATTTATTAGATAGTCAAGTAAAGCAGCTAAAGCATACAATAAAAACAAGAAATATCCAAGTTGCTTATCGTTAAGAAAAGAATCATATTTACTACCAATTCCTAAGTATACAATGCTCAATATTAAAGTGCCCAAATTTAGAAAACACCATGAAGTGAGAGCTTTCCTCAGGATTCCAATTCGACATTCCATCCATCCCATAAAAGTCCATACAACATCAACTGCTGAAACAAATATTAAAAACTTAACTAATCCTATTAAATCTCCAACTTTTCTTGCTGCCATATAAAATAATACATACTGTAATATATGAATAAAATAACTTGATAATCGTCGGAAGGCTCTTTGACGTAGATTTAGTGATATATCAGTATCCGGTTGATGAAAATTCACATAATTCCACATCACGTTACCATTGAAGAACCGTAACGTTGTTAGAATAACTGTTGCTGCTTGTGCCAATAGGATAATATCAATATTTCCTGTGCCTAAACCATCACAGTATCTCACAATACTTTCAATAATTGCCTGCCCAGCAATAACTGTTGCTAATAAGAAGGATATATCAAGTGTAAATTTTGGATTAAGGAATTTCTCTTGATCACGGATACCATCATCGGTTTTGATTTCTTCGTTCACGCGGCCTCTTTTTAGTTTTTAGCTGGTATTAAGATTTTCTCTATACCTGAGCAGATCTTCCTCCATCAATTATGTAGTCTGAACCTGTAATCCAAGAGGAATAATTGCTAAGCAAGAATATTATGAGTGCTGATATGTCGGTCGTTTTTCCTATCCTTTTTAAAGGGTATAATTTTTCAATTGCAACTCGCTTATCATTATCATTAATGATTTCTTCAATCATCTTAGTATCAACATGACCAGGCGATACTGAATTAATTCTAACATTACTATTTGATAATTCTATTGCCATGCTTTTCACTAATGCGGATAATCCTCCTTTCGCTGCACAATATGCATGCGTAACAGAACTTCCGTAATGAGCAAGAATTGAAGATACCACAACAATGCTGGATTGATTAGATTTGCATAATAACTCATACAAACTCTTTATAACCCAAAAGACAGCACTAAGATTAATGTTTAGAGATTTATCCCAAATATTACTATCAGTATCTTCAATTGATCCTGGTTCAAATATCCCGGCTGAAACAACTAAATTGTCTATTCTGGTTTGTTTTTTTTTAATATCATTTGCCAATACTATACATTTATTTCTTTTACTAACATCAATATTAATAGTATCAATATTATCAATATCATTTCTTAAAGCTTTTAATTTAGTGTCATCCTTCCCAACTACTATCAGATGTGCTCCCAATTGATTAAGATCGCAAACTACTTGCTTGCCAATCCCAGAGGTACCTCCAACAACAACCACAACCTTTCCTCTAAAGGCGGATTGGAAATCCATTGGAGACTTATTTCTCATTTATCCTCTTTATCATATATTTATGTAATTAAGACAGGCAAATTATCAATAATTATTTCTTCAGCGTCAAGAGCATTTATTACAATTGTTCTACTTTAATAATTCGTTGATCATATTTTTATCAAAATTATCAATAAATTGAATAGTACCGTTTGTTTATGCTGAATATATATTTCTAATTCCTTTCCTAATCTCAAGCATGTCCATAAAGTATTAAGATCCTTACTACAAGGCGATACAATAAACATTTTTTGAAGCGTCAGTCCATATATTATTGCGTTCAATGCAGCTGTAGCATACGCGATTACTTCGAATAACAATTTATCCGTTAATATTAATGCTATTCTGAATTACTTGCGAATAGCTTTTTTTGATAACACCGCCCCATTTGCACTAATGCTTTCAAGGCTAAGTTCTTCAGTAATGGCAATAGCATGCTCAATCAATTTACAATTTTTACACTGTCATTTATAGTTTCCAAATCATAGTCGCCCACATACTTACCAGTTATATCTTCAGAAATACTTTTATTTATGATAATACTTTTGAATAAATATCAATTCCTTTTTCTAACTCGTCTATCGTATAAACATTCTTTTTTATTCTTTTATCAACCATTTTTTCATCAATAGCAGTATCAACCATTAATAACATTTGTCTCCAATATTCTTTTCCAATAAATATGTATGGCGCATTATCATGTATGCCTAATTTTAAATTTGTCAATTCTATGCCAATCTCTTCAAAAGTGCCAACTCCACCAGGAAAGAACAACGGAAACCTAGCTATTGAGAAATTTTTCTGTCTAATATGACGACAATCTGAGTCAAAAAACATCATTATATCCGCAAATTCATTCTCTGCTAATGGAGTCAGTGATAATTCTGTAGAAAGATAGCAACTAGCAGATAATATCCCCACATTCTTTGCAGCTCTATTAACGGCTTCCATTAATCCCGGGCCACCACCAGTTACCACACCAATATTACCAAATAAAGATTTTAGTCTCGCGAGGAACGGTTCTAAGCTATTTTTAATCTCAGGATCGATTACTAAACTCGAACCATAACACGCAAAGAATGTTGCAGTATTAAACTGATCTATTAATTCTGGTCGTACAAAATACCCACAGTCATCACGCACAACATATTTGTAAATACAGTCATCTCTCAACCAATATACCTGCATGCCAAGATTGCTAAAACATTTTAATCGAATTACATCATACTCACTAAAAAACATACCCTTACCATAAGAAGGTACTCTGAATATCAACGCACATAACTTAGAACTGCAAAGCTCTATTAAGGATCCTATATCCCATCTAGGAAAATAATAGGATAATAAGAATCCTGGTGATTTTATATGATCATTCCTGATCTCTTCTAATATTTCATATTCTGGGCACTCTTCTAATTGAGGATAATGTTCCTGAATATTATCATCTTCAGAACTGTAGTCAACAATAGCGCTTCTTCTAAATTCATTCATATTATCTAATTCACTAATATCCACCAGAAATGCTGAATGATAAACTCTCTTAGTGTTAGATATTTCTGATCCAACAAGATACTTATCCATACAATCTTTAATTTTTATTGTCGACAAAAACAATTCTTCACATCGCTGTTCACAAGGAACTTGTATCGTAGCCCGACGTTTATCTGATCGAAATATTTTTAGAGCTAGGCCATCGAACTTAACAGGGTTATCACTTGAATTAAATACTTCAATCATTGAAGAGGGATTGTCATCCTTATAGCTAAGCGGATCAAACAGCTTAGCACTTGAATGTTTAAGTTCATCTACTTTAACGCCATGAAACGTTAAATGGTCAATTAACGCGAAGTGTTCTCTAATCGCAAATAAGGGTAATTGCGTTAATATCCACCCCCCTGGAGGTATTATATGTGGTAATAGATTTTGTTTATACTCTCTAATAAAATCCAGATCTTTTCTAGTTCCATGCGTAAGTAAATATAGAATTTGTTCTCTATCAATCTTAATATTATCTTTATATAAGCATACTATGTTATCAACTGGCAATAAAACGAAATCGTTTTCGCCCCTGGAAATACCTTTGGCTACAATCAATGTAGGATTATTAGAATGAACATTTTGTAGCACCATGTCATAATCCAGTTGTCTTTCAGGAATCTCGAGGAAAAGTTTGCCCATGGGGATGTGTTTTCGACATTTTGACAAGAAATTGAATAGCTCTTTAGCAATTGCCAGATCCTTCTGATAGCTGACCTTTATAGTGCATTCAATTCGATTTGAACCAGTTCTTGATCTTTCAATATTTAGAAGTTCAGCATCCAGACCCATCTGACAAATCCTACTCCGCATATCAAAAATAATGCTATTCGATAAGTCTTTATCGTTAAAACGAGGAGAAATATCGTCAAAAACTACAATAGCATTAATACAATCCGTTTCTTGGGTTACCATCCAAAGATAACCATCTTTTGTAATTACATCATCATACGGATAAAGCTCAGAAGTCATGTTCACTACCTCCGACAAAACTGTACCAAAACAAAGTTTATTCTTCCAGCATAATTTTTCTACATGTTTCAAGCTTATGTTACAATTAAACGTGTCACGTGACATAATCTTTTTCCCTCAAGTCAATATTTATTGAAATAGTGCGTATTTTCACTCTGGGGGTCATAATTGATGCAAGATGATACGCATTACATACGTATCACGTACTCATAACCACTTGCAGGATGGCAGTATACAGGAAGTGAGTTTACTGGAGTGCTGAA
This DNA window, taken from Candidatus Latescibacterota bacterium, encodes the following:
- a CDS encoding SDR family oxidoreductase, which codes for MRNKSPMDFQSAFRGKVVVVVGGTSGIGKQVVCDLNQLGAHLIVVGKDDTKLKALRNDIDNIDTINIDVSKRNKCIVLANDIKKKQTRIDNLVVSAGIFEPGSIEDTDSNIWDKSLNINLSAVFWVIKSLYELLCKSNQSSIVVVSSILAHYGSSVTHAYCAAKGGLSALVKSMAIELSNSNVRINSVSPGHVDTKMIEEIINDNDKRVAIEKLYPLKRIGKTTDISALIIFLLSNYSSWITGSDYIIDGGRSAQV
- a CDS encoding LOG family protein; translated protein: MTSELYPYDDVITKDGYLWMVTQETDCINAIVVFDDISPRFNDKDLSNSIIFDMRSRICQMGLDAELLNIERSRTGSNRIECTIKVSYQKDLAIAKELFNFLSKCRKHIPMGKLFLEIPERQLDYDMVLQNVHSNNPTLIVAKGISRGENDFVLLPVDNIVCLYKDNIKIDREQILYLLTHGTRKDLDFIREYKQNLLPHIIPPGGWILTQLPLFAIREHFALIDHLTFHGVKVDELKHSSAKLFDPLSYKDDNPSSMIEVFNSSDNPVKFDGLALKIFRSDKRRATIQVPCEQRCEELFLSTIKIKDCMDKYLVGSEISNTKRVYHSAFLVDISELDNMNEFRRSAIVDYSSEDDNIQEHYPQLEECPEYEILEEIRNDHIKSPGFLLSYYFPRWDIGSLIELCSSKLCALIFRVPSYGKGMFFSEYDVIRLKCFSNLGMQVYWLRDDCIYKYVVRDDCGYFVRPELIDQFNTATFFACYGSSLVIDPEIKNSLEPFLARLKSLFGNIGVVTGGGPGLMEAVNRAAKNVGILSASCYLSTELSLTPLAENEFADIMMFFDSDCRHIRQKNFSIARFPLFFPGGVGTFEEIGIELTNLKLGIHDNAPYIFIGKEYWRQMLLMVDTAIDEKMVDKRIKKNVYTIDELEKGIDIYSKVLS